atattttttctttatgcatcaaatttttcgctccctcttagaaaattatttcttaacatattgagaaaaaggtattgtagttatttgttcatctcataattatcttcattttctataattcaatcTCTGTAGTTCATCATGGTAACAAAgtatcaaaaaattatcaaaaatctttattttttaaattaattatgtgtcgcgtGAAACGCGAGCATGCAACTACTTCTTACGTATTAGACTAATCATGGGCCCCGGGAGGCCCAACATTTCTGGCAAGATAAAATGGGCTTCACGAGAAATGACATATATGCGCTGATGTGTCTTAGTCTGTCGTAATGATCTCTTTCCAATTTCCACGTTGCTACGATGGGCTTCCTGACAATGAATGCACTGCAGAGTAGCATGGGAAGGGGGGGTTGGAATTAGTCAAGTCAATTCCACCAAATCTCTACCATTCAATGCATGATTGCATTGaatttgacaacactacaccccaccattcaatggtgcagatttggtgaaattggtggaataattccagccaatCTTTTTCCGTATACATACCATAAATGGTCCGAAAATGATTTCCACGTCGCTAAGATGGGCTTCCCGACAATGACATGCATTGCAGAGTAACATACCATCAGTAATGCTATGTCATCCATATAGTGATAATTTATGGGagtccaagtctcttaaacgaaattttaaaatgttttaattctcaaaatacatattagatttttaaaaaaattacatatttaaaatcaacacataaaactctttctaacaagatccattatcgACGAGTTTTATccggtaaatcttaattccattgttttttttaatggaatttcaaaaacaaatgaattcagaactaaaataatgaattctagaccatgcgttaaaaaataatagaatctatattaaaacaataaattttggacaatgaattgttgaataaaaaagtgaaaataaaattattctattgatttaaaatatgttGAGCTTCCACGAACTACCAAACTGATGTACTACACGTTATTTTCGGACCACTTAAATGGTCTCCATCACAAATGAAAATGGCTGGCCAAGCTTCACGACAAATGACATGCGGTGATGAGTAGCACGCCATATCTCTACTTTAAATGCGTGGGTCTCCCCACAAACCAAATATCTCTTGTAGTCATTGTTTTTAAATCTACCTCTTCTTGTAGCAATGTGATATCAGAAAAGAATTTGTAGGAGAAGCAATGGAGAAAAACAATATCCCAGTAATTGATATGCAAAACTTTCCAGGAAACGACGAGAAAGTTCTGAGGGAGGCATTGGAAGAATGGGGTTGTTTCAGGTTAGTGAATCACAGCATACCCATCTCACTAATGTCCGAGTTTAAGGCAGTTGTGAAGTCTCTGTTCGACCTTCCTATCGAAATCAAGCAACGCAACACCACCCCTTTAGGATGGAGTGGCTACGGCACATTCAAGGAGCACGAGGCCCTGACTATGTTTGACGTAGTATTTCCTCAAGCTGTGCAAGAATTTTGTTCTCAGCTTGATGTCTCTGATTATCAAAGGAAGCTGGTAATTGAGTCTTATTCCAAGTCCGTGATGGCTCTTTCTGTTGAAATAATGGAAAAGTTGGCTGCGATTTTGGGAGTGAAGAATTACCGGCACTCATTTGATGATTGGCAAATGTTTTTGAAGATGAGCAAGTATAACTTCACCCCTGAAACTATAGCCTCTGACTGTGTGGGGCTTCCGTCGCACGTAGATGACAGCTTCCTGACCATCCTCGATGATGATTCGGCTGGCCTGGAAATACTAAACGACAAAACTGGTGAATATGTTGCTGTTGATCCAGTGCCAGGAAGACCTCTAGTCATTTTTGGAGATTTTGTTACTGCTTGGAGCAATGGGAGATTCCATAATGTGAGGCACAGAGTGATAGGCAAGGTAACCACAGGGAGGGTTTCTATTAATTCATTTCTGATGGGACCAAGGGACGGACCGGTGGAAGCACCAGCAGAGCTGGTGAGTGATGAGCATCCGCGTCTCTATGTTCCT
This genomic window from Tripterygium wilfordii isolate XIE 37 chromosome 9, ASM1340144v1, whole genome shotgun sequence contains:
- the LOC120005274 gene encoding 2-oxoglutarate-dependent dioxygenase DAO-like, giving the protein MEKNNIPVIDMQNFPGNDEKVLREALEEWGCFRLVNHSIPISLMSEFKAVVKSLFDLPIEIKQRNTTPLGWSGYGTFKEHEALTMFDVVFPQAVQEFCSQLDVSDYQRKLVIESYSKSVMALSVEIMEKLAAILGVKNYRHSFDDWQMFLKMSKYNFTPETIASDCVGLPSHVDDSFLTILDDDSAGLEILNDKTGEYVAVDPVPGRPLVIFGDFVTAWSNGRFHNVRHRVIGKVTTGRVSINSFLMGPRDGPVEAPAELVSDEHPRLYVPFNWEDYRTRQYASKDPWEGGLVHVLAHPIKS